The following is a genomic window from Solanum lycopersicum chromosome 6, SLM_r2.1.
AGACAtaagttataaataattcaaatgtataattttattagacAATAAATGTATTACTaactatatattgattttgtttgtaaaataaataaataaaaataagaggtgaaaatacaaaaaaatgaacagagaaaatataataattggtgattacataaaaattataaatgcattTCGAAGCAAAAAGAAcgacaaaaaatgacatcatgaaaataatattttattttaattactttttctcattaaaataaaaatgaaactaatcatcataaatttttttgttgttgttaaaatgaaataattattttaatttttttcataacaaaaagaaagtagaatactaaaggatcaaatgattaacattgacaatataatacatttagttaaattatttatataaatcaaaatttaaaaaactctaACAAAAGTAACTAAGTTGTTAATACAattcaaagtgaaaaaataatctctaattatgctttattttttttccttctaccaTCTTCCTTTGCAAAGAGATCCGCCATCATGTTTTGATCCATATGTCAAGCTCTTATTATATGCAACCAACTAAATCATATAccaatcaaaaataattatgtcaaaagaaagaacgaaataaaactatatctaatgtatttgtatattatcttttcaatagtactaacaatattaaataataattatttctagaaatctaacaaatattatatcaaactatattatatcTCGAAAACTAACTATTAGAAAGAGCAATTGCATACAGACAACACATTGTTAAGAATTAcagagatttttttaattatatttacttgataagttataatacaaacataaaaatatatattaagagaACATGTCTtagtacataaaataaaaagaaagactttagaatgaaatatatcctaccttcatatactttttttttgttacatgttagttaatttacaaaaaagtatgatgaagaagagaaattataactttatatgtggatcttcattaaaataaatatgaatttatgtagacaaaataaaggaaataaaaaaataaggacttgagaatgatatatttgtaaacatcatgtattttttttgttacatgttagtTTCATTTACAAACCAAATACTAATTTACATagacaaaaatagagaaaataaaaaataaaaatttgcaatgaaatatttcttaccttcatatacttctttttttgttacaaaCCAAACCTATATGATGAAAAGAGAAAGGATACTTGTGAATGTGAATCTTCataaactaatatgaatttataggcAAACTAAAGGAATACCATAAGACATCATAAACTTatgagagttatgaatattattaaaagtaaaaattaaagaggggCAAGTCATGATTAGTAACTCCtagtgaataaattaaaaaataaaaataaaaatacttaaaatgtaaaaaaataacattatgatttcatgattagaagagagataaacaaatagagaaaaatatagaGAATTATAAATGTTtctacattaataaaatatttatttgtataaataaagtcatatatttttatgataaaataattaatttaaatttaaaaagtcaaaaataaataaattatatttctccttttattataagtgagataaataaataaaaaagatgaagaggttttgttataaatgattctccattaataaaatattgattgtaataaattttagtaatcctttttatgatataataattaatttattttaaaaaaagccaaaaaaaagagaaaataaataaatgcaaatggaggccatagagaggtgccacatcaccttGTCTATggtcctcatttatatatatattgatttttatatatagataataaGTCATGACATTAATGTAAATGTGTTactatttctattttaataCACGAGTattattcttaaaataatatttttagccagaaaatttgattaaaatgtGGTCAAAAcagtaaaataacatattttacaCTATGTCACTTTTAATTTTTCGATAATTTTTACCTTTAACTTTAATACTTTTTgaatacaaaatgaaaaaaatcaaaggataatatagactttttaaatttttagccAAATTTCTGACCATTTAACATTACTTTTATTCTCATTCTAATACACTTTATTCAATATCACAATAAATTTAAcgatcaaatataattttacaaaaataatatcattattattaatactgtcTATTTAATACTATAATTACAAGCTTAACCAAACGACCGAAagaattgaattataattttgcATGTGATATTTGACAATTAAAGGACAATAACTATCATCATATTCAGTAGCATAACAAATTGGGTAAAACTAAATGATGTGCTAATTGTACACCGTGCGTGTACCATTCAATCAACGCAgctaattaattgattaaactgaCCATTAATTTGTGTTAGGCATAACATAATACTCCCTCGGTTCCATATTAGCTCGATTACTCTTTtttattgttcaaaataattaaattatttaaaatttaagatgaatgtttgaatttttttcatatttaatcagtcatttaatgaaatttaatattttttacgaTATAAATTGCActaaattgtaattttactaGGAAAAATCTGATTTAAATTATGTCCCTGactattttcttaatatatatacatgagctcacaaattcaattaatatgaaataaaaagaatatatttttctattggAAGTCAACAACATGAATGGTATTTTGCGTTGAaaactttgatgatttttttattacatttttggTTATAAGCTGATAATAACGTCTCTACAAGCAATTTTGATGGGCAAAATTGAAATACCTACAAAGGAAAATGTTGTCCACACATAAGTCATAAGAAATTTTTTGGATAACCAACGACTAAAAAGATGACTTTATTATGTAAAATGTTTTCTATCAAACCAAACACATAATTGAcattttaaaagtcatttaacAATTAGgttataataagttaatttagtATAGATAGCAAATATAAGTCAAGGAGGTACATATAAATTGGCTCGAATGTCTttattataacaaataaataaacaaataaagttGCATAACTTCTTCAGCGAAAAATATAACTTGTTTGAAGTTATGTCATTAAAATAGTCatgaaattatgattttcatttatagattaaaaatataaaatgtaaatATCTAAAAAAGTTAAAGGGTATattcacataaataataattttaactttgtaTAGACATATAATTTTGAACTACTTGTCAACCTATTTTTGCACATTACTTGAACGGGgacaaaaattttcataatccaaaaaaatacaaaaattctcTATCAGATGCTATCGGATATATCCCATTCCCTCTAAAAAACACTCTTACCCCTTCTCAGATATATTTCTTCCATTGAGTAATGTATCAGAAAATCAATCAATAGTGCGGAGAGTTAtgagaaatttaaaacttttacaattGGGAAAGCTTTTGGGATATGATATAATTAGCTACCGAATGTATGAGATTCCGAAAGTACCAAATTGCTAAAATCACATGGACCTGCTTTAGATAGTCCAATGGGCTCAGCCCATAAGTATCCACATCATATTTAACAGGCCCTTTCTTCTTAAAAAGGTCAGGCCCAAATGATTTCGGATTCAGGCCCACTACTATAAGAACTGTACTCCGAGATACCCACCAACTACTCGATCAGCATTTTGAGCAAAAGACAACTTTAACTTTACGcaaaaagatttgatttttaacgACACCCATCTCCTATTTTTGTGAAATTCAAGAATATTAAGGTGTTTCAATGGAGAGGTTGATGAGTTTTCAGGCGAATTCTGTTCATGCTGTATCAAGACGGCAAAGCTCGGTACTAGTTCCTACATTTTctcgaaaaattagtaatacaAGAGTTTCTGTTCAACCAATTGGAATGGTGAGGAATTCCAAATTGTTTAATTCCGTTGTTGCTTCAGTTCAGCCAATTGGAGCCTCTGCTGTAACCCCTTTTGACAACACATTGCCATCGAAAGGTAAACATCAGGATCTGAGATTGTTCTTCGTAGGGCTgataaactaaaatttgaatCTTGTTTTCTAAACTAGATGGGGCTAAtctgttttgttttgttatagATTGGTTGTTTTGTGAATATTTACTGTCATGCTTGTAAAATGAAATGAACCCGAGTGAGCTGAACCTATGTAGAGGATTCATGTAGCTGACCCCAGACTAATTTGGGATTTTGATGATGCTGATTGATTGGTACCTGTAAAACGGAACACGGGATAGGTTAAAATATAGATGGAATTGGTTGTAGTATTGTGGCTGACTGATGGTGTTTTGAATCTTGTTAGAGGTTCTTGATGTTTGGCATAATGCGAATGCTGTATGCTTTGATGTGGATAGCACTGTGTGCATAGACGAGGGCATTGATGAATTTGCGGAGTTTTGTGGTGCTGGAAAGGCTGTAGCGGAATGGACTGCTAGGTTAGCTGCTTTTTTGAATAATGGTTCTAATATAATGTTAAATGCCTTGGGATTGAATTCATATCCTATTTATCTTGTCTTTTTCAGGGCCATGAATGGTTCTGTTCCATTTGAAGAAGCATTGGCAGTTCGTCTTTCTCTGATTAACCCTTCATTATCCCAACTCCAGGATTTTCTTAAGAGACCTCCACGGTAACAATGTGCCTTTGATCACCTATGCATATAAGGTTTTCCATTTATGTGAATTATTGTTACAAGTTTACTTAGATGAAAGACAAAGAAGTATTGTGTCACTCGAATTTAAACCCCTTATGGAAAATTGAGGTTAGTTGTAAAGATGAATCTGCTATTGGCCTTTCATTTAGGGATCGTGATCATAACTGCCAACCTAGTTGATTTAAAGCTTTTGATTAGTCATGCTATATGGTCTCTGGTATCAGTTTCTTCTTCCATTTGAATTCTTAAAAGGCTTTCTGTGTTGATGGTCAGATGTTATAGCTCTCTGGTTTAACGAATCACGATTCAGGTCGAGACCAATTGAAGGCATGTCCTAATTGGCACCAAAAATAGTGGTTAATAATTTCTATGAAGCAACCAACACATTTGGAAGCAGTTTGATACAATTTAAAATGCTAGGTGTTTCTTTCATAACCTTTGGAAGCTGTAGCCTCTTCGTAGGATCTTTAAGGGATTAGCAGATTCTATGAGAGGCCTAGTCAACAGATGAGGAAGTTCATCAGCTCAAAAGACCTAATTCTATGTCAAATTCGAAAGCAAATAACTGTTACAGTTAATTGGTTCCGAACttcattacttttattatttgaacCATCTGTTAATTTGTGAAATAACAAAGACATACAGTTTCGCGAATCAACTTTCAAGATGTTCACTTAGCAAACTTGTGCCTCTCTACTTGCTATAATCTCATAATATAGAAAATGCTAATGGAAATTCcagaaaatttataaattttaaagtgaaaagACAATTTCTTTTAGATAACAAAGGGATTCAAAGGTATCTGGACTAAATCCGTCAATGTCCTTACAATTTCTAAACAAATCAACTTTCATCCGGTATTCCTTTGAATCTATCTGGTTGCTTACTTTAGTCAGCTTAAGTTGCTGAAATCTTTTCTGGTTTTTCTTGGTGCAGACTTTCTCCTGGCATTGATCTATTGGTCAAGAAGCTGaaggataataataaagatGTTTATCTGGTCTCTGGAGGGTTTCGTCAAATGATCAATGTACTTCCCTTGTTGAATTGTTTAGTTTACGGTTAGTTTTATTTGTCTATCTTGCATTCTTGCATCCATATAGACATATCAAGGATATAAGGTTGTGACTTCTACACCTCTTGTAACCATTAAGAAATTTCGAACTGTTCTGTGTGAGGTTCGAGCTTCTTTCTTAGATTCTCCTATTCTTGAATCCTGAGTACTATTGGCAATTTCTGAACTTCAATTTGCCAAAATGCTTTCCGGAAGGGTGGCAGTTAATCTTTTTGGTCATGTTCTAGTGTACATGCTGCCATATGTAAGAATAGCTTCCTTTCGAGAAAAATGGCTACCTTAATTTGTCATCATCCTATCTCCCTATCGTTTGTGTCACCTTTTAACTGTGCTTATCTGCAATTTGATGTATTGCTTATATATTTGCTAACTATAATTCTTTCTCAAAGCCTGTTGCATCAATCCTCGGAATACCACTTGAAAATATCTTTGCCAATCAAATACTCTTTGGGAGCAACGGAGAATATGTTGGGTTTGATAAAAATGAGCCAACTTCAAGGCGTGGCGGAAAGGCTACTGCAGTTCAACAAATAAGAAAGGTTGGTGTTAGAACTGTTGGTGATGTACTTGTTTATTTTAACACACTTTTTGAAGATGCTCATAAAAC
Proteins encoded in this region:
- the LOC101264434 gene encoding phosphoserine phosphatase, chloroplastic translates to MERLMSFQANSVHAVSRRQSSVLVPTFSRKISNTRVSVQPIGMVRNSKLFNSVVASVQPIGASAVTPFDNTLPSKEVLDVWHNANAVCFDVDSTVCIDEGIDEFAEFCGAGKAVAEWTARAMNGSVPFEEALAVRLSLINPSLSQLQDFLKRPPRLSPGIDLLVKKLKDNNKDVYLVSGGFRQMINPVASILGIPLENIFANQILFGSNGEYVGFDKNEPTSRRGGKATAVQQIRKAHGYKSLVMIGDGATDLEARMPGGADLFICYGGIQLRESVAAKADWLVFNFKDLINSLV